In Phyllostomus discolor isolate MPI-MPIP mPhyDis1 chromosome 2, mPhyDis1.pri.v3, whole genome shotgun sequence, the following are encoded in one genomic region:
- the BBS10 gene encoding Bardet-Biedl syndrome 10 protein, which yields MAAAGSVKAALQVAEVLETIMSSCLGPEGRQILCTKPTGEVLLSRDGSRLLEALHLDHPMARVMVACVSSHLRKTGDGAKTFIIFLCHLLRELHAVTDKGKDSFISKNIQTHERHWKNCCQWKYISQALLTFQTQILDYVMDHYLSRHFLSIFSSSTEERMLRRSSFELLLETYFCGRVGRNNHSFISELMCDYFFKCMACESEFEEVFELVDDYFVELNIGVTGLPVADSRIVAGLVLHRDFSVYCPADGDIRIVLATETIQPVFSTSGSEFILNSEAQFQTSQFWIVERTKAIMKYLQTQNVKLLLSSVKQPDLVIYYAELNGISVVECLSSEEISLIQRITSLSPFVLPQASSHHEVLNTAVVKFCKPLILRSKRYAHLGLISTCSFIPHCIVLCGPVQGLVQQHEDALHGAFKMLQQIFKDLDLNYMTQISDQNYTSNPLIYKTRESNQSSELVNDSIQRTYQGIDVKNKDELAKTQTYLKVYSNVVIPSVELEACISCSTPKVTPTDTYQADKTLRCLSANPRMIDDHDPFIVSDPTTDSTTENTRIEISYKNVLITKIAGIGNMLPERCKSLEVSSSQSYCFSSIPAGCVLPVGGNFEILLHYYLLNYAKKSQRSEATLVSVIIANALLSIPQILYKSKKGNHSFPQIYIRTLRALQANQPVVSSQTGLESVSGKYQVLTSVLQCLTKILTIDLVISIKRQPQKIHDQDSEEEL from the exons ATGGCGGCTGCAGGGTCTGTGAAGGCGGCGTTGCAGGTCGCGGAGGTGCTGGAAACTATCATGAGCAGCTGCTTGGGGCCTGAAGGTCGGCAAATTCTGTGTACGAAGCCCACCGGCGAGGTGCTGCTCAGCCGGGATGGAAGTCGCCTTCTGGAGGCGCTGCACTTAGACCATCCCATGGCCAG GGTGATGGTGGCATGTGTTTCCAGTCATCTAAGAAAAACAGGAGATGGTGCTAAGacatttattatctttctttGCCATTTGCTCAGAGAACTTCATGCAGTCACAGACAAAGGAAAAGActctttcatttccaaaaatATTCAAACCCATGAAAGGCATTGGAAAAATTGTTGTCAGTGGAAATATATCTCCCAAGCTCTTCTAACGTTTCAAACACAAATATTAGACTATGTTATGGACCACTACTTAAGTAGACACTTTTTGTCCATCTTTTCTTCATCCACTGAAGAGAGAATGTTGCGTAGGAGCTCTTTCGAGTTGCTCTTAGAAACATACTTTTGTGGAAGAGTGGGAAGAAATAACCACAGCTTTATTTCAGAATTGATGTGTGACTACTTTTTCAAGTGTATGGCTTGTGAAAGTGAGTTTGAAGAAGTATTTGAGTTAGTGGATGACTATTTCGTAGAGTTGAACATTGGTGTCACTGGCCTTCCAGTTGCAGATTCCAGGATCGTAGCTGGGCTTGTGCTTCACAGAGACTTTTCTGTGTACTGTCCAGCAGATGGGGACATAAGAATAGTGCTAGCAACAGAAACCATTCAGCCCGTCTTTTCAACTTCAGGATCAGAGTTTATTCTAAATTCAGAGGCACAGTTTCAGACATCTCAGTTTTGGATTGTAGAAAGGACAAAagcaataatgaaatatttacagaCTCAGAATGTAAAACTCCTCCTATCTAGTGTGAAACAACCAGACTTAGTTATTTATTATGCAGAATTGAATGGCATATCAGTGGTGGAATGTTTATCATCTGAAGAAATTTCTCTTATTCAGAGGATCACCAGTCTTTCTCCCTTTGTACTGCCACAAGCCTCTTCACATCATGAAGTCTTGAATACCGCTGTGGTAAAATTTTGTAAGCCCCTTATACTTAGATCCAAACGGTATGCTCATCTTGGCTTGATTAGCACATGTTCGTTTATACCACACTGTATAGTTCTTTGTGGACCAGTGCAGGGTCTTGTTCAACAACATGAAGATGCTTTACATGGAGCATTTAAAATGCTTCAGCAGATATTTAAAGACCTTGATCTAAATTACATGACACAGATCAGTGACCAAAACTATACATCAAATCCTCTTATTTATAAAACCAGAGAAAGTAATCAGTCATCAGAACTTGTTAATGACTCGATACAAAGGACATATCAAGGCATAGATGTAAAGAACAAAGATGAACTGGCAAAAactcaaacatatttaaaagtatattcaaaTGTGGTCATTCCAAGTGTAGAATTAGAAGCATGTATTTCATGTTCAACACCAAAAGTGACACCAACAGATACATACCAGGCAGACAAAACACTGAGATGTTTATCTGCAAACCCCAGGATGATTGATGACCATGATCCATTTATTGTGAGTGATCCTACCACTGATTCAACAACAGAAAATACTAGAATAGAAATTTCTTACAAAAATGTATTGATCACAAAAATTGCTGGAATAGGGAATATGTTACCAGAGAGATGTAAGTCACTGGAGGTGAGCTCTTCCCAGAGTTATTGCTTCTCATCTATACCAGCAGGTTGTGTTTTACCAGTTGGTGGTAATTTTGAGATCTTGTTACATTACTATCTCCTCAACTATGCCAAAAAAAGCCAGCGCTCAGAAGCAACCCTGGTTAGTGTGATAATAGCTAATGCACTTTTAAGCATTCCCCAAATCCTGTATAAGTCTAAGAAAGGAAATCACAGCTTTCCACAAATATATATTAGAACTCTCCGTGCACTGCAAGCCAATCAGCCCGTGGTGAGCAGTCAGACAGGTTTGGAATCAGTATCTGGTAAATACCAGGTACTAACTTCAGTACTTCAGTGTTTGACAAAAATTTTAACCATTGATTTGGTAATCAGTATTAAGAGACAGCCTCAGAAAATTCATGATCAAGATTCAGAAGAGGAGCTATGA